The following coding sequences lie in one Nitrospirota bacterium genomic window:
- the glmM gene encoding phosphoglucosamine mutase translates to MRKLFGTDGVRGVANLDPMTSEMAMQLGRAAAHLFMRRAGRHQIVIGKDTRISGYMLESALISGICSMGVDVLVVGPMPTPAIAFLTRSLRADAGVMISASHNPYQDNGIKFFSNDGLKLPDEMEARIEELIVSNEIAHLRPTADAIGKAYRIDDAEGRYIEFVKRSLPKELDFQGLKVVVDCANGAAYKVAPKVLRELGAKVEVIGDKPDGMNINAGCGAVHPQLLQQVVRTQGADIGIALDGDADRAIFVCEQGTVVDGDHIMAMLALDLHGQGQLAKQTVVGTVMSNFGLELAMTKAGITLVRTAVGDRYLLERMSAEGYNFGGEQSGHFIFLDHNTTGDGLLSALQVLSLMKRTGKPLSELAKAMTAVPQVLLNVKVTKKPKLDTVPELQQAIRESEQRLNGSGRVLVRYSGTESLLRVMVEGERDDTIRDVANRLVDVVKTHLG, encoded by the coding sequence ATGCGTAAATTATTCGGTACAGACGGAGTTCGAGGGGTCGCCAACCTCGATCCGATGACCAGCGAAATGGCCATGCAGCTGGGACGGGCCGCCGCACATTTGTTTATGCGCCGAGCGGGACGCCATCAGATTGTGATCGGCAAAGATACTCGCATTTCCGGTTATATGTTGGAGTCGGCGTTGATCTCCGGGATTTGCTCGATGGGTGTCGATGTGTTGGTAGTCGGTCCAATGCCGACTCCGGCGATCGCGTTCTTGACGAGGAGTCTCCGCGCCGATGCAGGGGTGATGATCTCGGCTTCGCACAATCCCTATCAGGATAATGGCATCAAGTTTTTCTCCAACGATGGATTGAAGTTGCCCGATGAGATGGAAGCGCGTATTGAGGAATTGATCGTCTCGAATGAGATTGCCCATCTTCGGCCGACGGCCGATGCCATCGGGAAGGCCTATCGAATCGATGATGCCGAAGGGCGGTATATCGAGTTCGTCAAGCGCTCGTTGCCGAAGGAGCTCGATTTTCAGGGCCTCAAAGTGGTGGTCGATTGTGCAAATGGCGCAGCGTATAAGGTTGCGCCGAAAGTACTGCGCGAGCTCGGGGCGAAGGTCGAGGTGATCGGCGATAAACCGGACGGGATGAATATCAATGCCGGCTGTGGGGCCGTCCACCCGCAACTGCTGCAGCAGGTCGTCCGTACGCAGGGAGCCGATATTGGAATTGCCTTGGACGGGGACGCCGATCGCGCCATTTTCGTCTGCGAACAGGGGACTGTTGTGGATGGTGATCATATCATGGCGATGTTGGCGTTGGACCTTCATGGTCAGGGCCAGTTGGCGAAGCAAACGGTAGTGGGGACTGTCATGAGCAACTTCGGACTGGAGCTTGCCATGACGAAAGCCGGTATTACGCTGGTGCGGACTGCCGTCGGTGACAGATATTTACTCGAACGGATGTCTGCTGAGGGGTACAACTTCGGAGGGGAGCAGTCGGGCCATTTCATCTTCCTGGATCATAATACGACCGGTGACGGGTTACTCTCGGCATTACAAGTTCTCTCGCTGATGAAGCGCACGGGCAAACCGTTGTCAGAGTTGGCTAAAGCCATGACGGCGGTGCCACAAGTATTACTTAACGTGAAGGTGACGAAGAAACCGAAACTCGATACAGTCCCAGAACTGCAACAGGCTATACGTGAGAGTGAGCAGCGTCTCAATGGTAGTGGACGCGTGTTGGTGCGTTACTCCGGGACCGAATCATTGCTGCGGGTGATGGTCGAAGGGGAGCGTGACGATACAATTCGTGATGTGGCCAATCGGCTGGTCGACGTCGTCAAGACGCATTTAGGGTAG
- the ftsH gene encoding ATP-dependent zinc metalloprotease FtsH, whose protein sequence is MNSRAKNLLFWVVVGLFMILLFNLFSVPTHAPEEDVIFSEFMAKLDKGEIERVIIKSSHISAVLKDKTRIRTYSVEYPELVKVLRERGVQIEAKPPDESPWYITFLVTWGPFVLFLGLWFFLMRQMQMGGNKALSFGKSRARLLTEERKKVMFSDVAGVDEAKEEVLEIIEFLKDPRRFQKLGGRIPKGVLIVGPPGTGKTLLAKAIAGEASVPFFSISGSDFVEMFVGVGASRVRDLFEQGKKHAPCIIFIDEIDAVGRLRGAGLGGGHDEREQTLNQLLVEMDGFDTTEGVILVAATNRPDVLDPALLRPGRFDRQVVVNRPDLRGRTEILKVHTKKVPIATNVELEKIARGTPGFSGADLENLVNEAALWAARQNKKEVEVVDFEMAKDKVLMGAERKSLILSDEEKRTTAYHEAGHALIAKLIPGTDPVHKVTIIPRGRALGVTMQLPTDDRHNYSKEFLYNNLAILMGGRVAEELVLKHITTGAGNDLERATDLARKMVCEWGMSEKLGPLTFGKKEEEVFLGREFGSRRDFSDQIALEIDQEVKRLVTENYERAKRLLTEHMASLKGLAEALLEKEVLDSTDIDQIITQSTSQTVPA, encoded by the coding sequence ATGAATTCCAGGGCAAAGAATCTACTATTTTGGGTCGTCGTCGGCCTCTTCATGATTTTGCTATTCAACCTGTTCAGCGTGCCAACTCATGCGCCTGAAGAAGATGTCATTTTTAGTGAGTTTATGGCCAAGCTCGATAAGGGTGAGATCGAGCGAGTCATCATTAAATCGAGCCATATCAGTGCCGTGCTGAAAGACAAGACCCGTATTCGCACCTACTCGGTGGAATATCCTGAGTTGGTAAAGGTGTTGCGGGAGCGGGGCGTACAAATCGAGGCGAAGCCACCTGATGAAAGCCCTTGGTATATTACGTTCTTGGTAACTTGGGGGCCGTTTGTCCTGTTCCTGGGCTTGTGGTTTTTCTTGATGCGGCAAATGCAGATGGGGGGCAACAAAGCGCTTTCATTTGGGAAGAGCCGCGCTCGTCTGCTGACCGAAGAGCGGAAGAAGGTGATGTTCTCCGATGTTGCAGGCGTCGATGAAGCCAAGGAAGAAGTGCTTGAGATCATCGAGTTTCTGAAGGACCCGCGCCGGTTTCAAAAGCTTGGCGGCCGCATTCCCAAGGGTGTCTTGATCGTTGGCCCTCCCGGCACTGGAAAGACATTGTTAGCCAAGGCGATTGCCGGCGAAGCCAGTGTGCCGTTCTTCAGCATTAGCGGATCGGACTTCGTGGAAATGTTCGTCGGCGTTGGCGCATCCCGTGTTCGCGATCTCTTCGAGCAGGGGAAAAAACATGCGCCCTGTATCATCTTCATCGATGAAATCGATGCCGTTGGCCGGCTGCGTGGAGCGGGGTTGGGCGGAGGGCATGACGAGCGTGAACAGACGCTGAATCAATTGCTCGTCGAGATGGACGGATTCGATACGACAGAAGGTGTTATTTTGGTCGCGGCGACCAATCGGCCGGATGTTCTCGACCCTGCCTTGCTCAGGCCGGGCCGCTTTGATCGGCAAGTTGTCGTCAATCGGCCTGATTTGCGTGGCCGCACTGAAATTCTCAAGGTGCACACAAAAAAGGTTCCGATTGCCACGAACGTGGAGCTGGAAAAGATTGCACGTGGCACACCTGGATTCTCAGGGGCCGACCTGGAGAATTTGGTGAATGAAGCGGCACTCTGGGCCGCAAGACAGAATAAAAAAGAAGTGGAAGTCGTCGACTTCGAGATGGCCAAAGACAAAGTGCTGATGGGGGCTGAACGGAAGAGCCTGATCTTGAGCGATGAGGAGAAGCGGACGACGGCCTATCATGAAGCCGGGCATGCGTTGATCGCCAAGCTGATTCCTGGAACCGATCCGGTGCATAAAGTCACGATCATTCCACGGGGCCGTGCTCTGGGTGTGACGATGCAGCTCCCCACCGATGATCGGCACAACTACTCGAAGGAGTTCTTGTATAACAACCTCGCCATTCTCATGGGTGGGCGTGTGGCGGAAGAGCTGGTGTTGAAGCACATTACGACCGGAGCGGGGAACGATCTTGAGCGGGCGACAGATCTTGCGCGGAAGATGGTCTGTGAGTGGGGCATGAGTGAAAAGTTGGGCCCTCTGACATTCGGCAAGAAAGAAGAAGAAGTGTTTCTCGGGAGAGAGTTCGGGAGCCGGCGTGATTTCAGCGACCAGATCGCATTGGAGATCGACCAGGAAGTCAAACGGCTTGTGACGGAAAACTATGAGCGGGCGAAGCGGTTGCTCACAGAGCACATGGCCAGCTTGAAGGGTTTGGCGGAAGCACTCTTGGAGAAAGAGGTACTCGACTCAACCGATATCGACCAGATTATCACGCAGTCCACATCTCAGACAGTTCCTGCCTAA
- a CDS encoding HD-GYP domain-containing protein, with product MREAGGNVTRLTDLLRGQSSPGALGPDAKSPIHSVAPTGLPVSPSTPASSVPEINWYQRACQELQGIKRAVQARQPWPLDEMARIASGIVASIGAHDKLVQTALQQEAGDYLIKNAVNVAIVSVKIAEALRYEPAKLERVALAGLLHDLGMFLLPDSVLYKSEALTAEERKQMKEHPQQGAHLFKEAGDVYPWVGKVILQEHERWDGSGYPSQLTGNQIDEFALIIGLADVFDALMSARPNRSGGSPHRAIRTLLVEGKTVFPHHLLKALIDQLSIYPLGTAVRLNTGETGIVFQLNRQYPLRPILQISQQALSGQSPLSKTVDLRADTSLHIVEVMPLGSLSVELR from the coding sequence ATGAGAGAGGCCGGGGGTAACGTGACGCGGTTAACCGATCTTCTTCGAGGACAGTCGAGTCCGGGCGCCCTTGGTCCTGATGCGAAAAGTCCCATTCATTCGGTTGCGCCGACCGGCCTTCCTGTTTCACCCTCCACACCGGCATCGTCTGTTCCAGAGATCAATTGGTATCAGCGGGCATGTCAGGAACTCCAGGGAATCAAACGAGCGGTCCAGGCGAGACAGCCTTGGCCACTTGATGAAATGGCCAGAATCGCATCCGGTATCGTGGCGTCGATCGGCGCTCATGACAAGCTGGTACAGACTGCTCTGCAGCAAGAAGCCGGTGATTATCTCATCAAAAATGCCGTCAACGTCGCAATTGTGAGTGTGAAGATTGCGGAAGCACTTCGGTATGAGCCAGCGAAGCTCGAGCGGGTTGCCTTGGCCGGATTGCTGCACGATCTCGGTATGTTCCTCCTGCCTGACTCGGTTCTGTATAAGTCTGAAGCGCTGACAGCGGAAGAACGCAAACAGATGAAAGAGCATCCTCAGCAGGGGGCTCATTTGTTCAAGGAAGCTGGAGATGTCTACCCATGGGTAGGAAAGGTCATCCTTCAAGAGCATGAGCGATGGGACGGCAGCGGCTATCCAAGTCAGTTAACGGGGAATCAAATCGACGAATTCGCGCTCATCATTGGGCTGGCAGACGTGTTTGATGCGTTAATGAGTGCGCGGCCCAATCGCAGTGGAGGGTCCCCCCACCGGGCAATTCGTACGTTGCTCGTCGAAGGCAAAACGGTGTTTCCGCATCATCTCCTGAAGGCGTTGATCGATCAACTCTCGATCTACCCCTTAGGCACGGCCGTTCGCTTGAATACCGGGGAAACCGGAATCGTGTTTCAACTGAATCGCCAGTACCCGTTGCGTCCCATTTTACAGATTTCGCAACAGGCTCTCTCTGGTCAGTCACCGTTATCAAAGACAGTGGACTTGCGGGCCGACACGTCCCTTCACATTGTGGAAGTGATGCCTCTCGGTTCCTTATCGGTTGAGTTGCGATAG
- a CDS encoding polysaccharide biosynthesis tyrosine autokinase, with amino-acid sequence MAQYELNVIDYWLIVKKRKYLILLAAGLVVLFTFLFSEMFKPSPLYEASARVKFDRTSTVAQQLIETMSFSNANDLNSQTEFIRGFPVMERVAMELGLVPASVTAEEKRSAVYLNMVYNLGQEIKTQREGDTNIIRITATSDRPEMAEKTANSVANAYRLENIMTRNRLVMESRRFVEEQLAGLEKQLNNAEDALRAFREREGQVFLTDEARAALETFTKLEEQHNEVMRKRAEGERQISVLNRTDAVIGNQTGRIFTEEQNALLTILNQRLLDLMQERNTLLINYTTDHPQVREQQQKIDNVRGEMVLELRAKLKTMQDREATLLDQRDRYRGRYLQFPRAAIQMSRLEREVKVNADLLATLKAKHQELQIKSAEQIEEVTIVAPAITPGGPINAPNTQLNLMVGSLMGIFLGIVVAFARESFDTSIGTIEGIEEFLKVPVLGVIPQFDGKEMEEAARAALPARASASSVENFSKLICLIDPKSVLSESLRSLRTNIQFASMDRKVKSILFTSAGLGEGKSTCVTNLAITLAQEGQRVLLVDADLRRPIVHQRLGLERIPGLADALVGSTSWRHHVRSATDLMLGPMGVDRVMSTPGLDNLHILTSGSEVGNPNEFLNMTKIKTLVNEMNEEYDLVLFDSPPILPVTDAVAFSSRVDGTILVYQVGRIGRNALKRAKFLLDHAQANVMGIVLTNVKSEVTPDYGVYRYEYR; translated from the coding sequence ATGGCCCAATACGAACTCAACGTCATCGATTACTGGCTGATCGTCAAGAAGCGGAAGTATCTCATCCTGCTGGCGGCTGGTCTGGTCGTGTTGTTCACATTCCTATTCTCGGAGATGTTCAAGCCGAGCCCGCTCTACGAAGCGTCGGCGCGTGTGAAGTTCGACCGAACGAGTACAGTGGCACAACAGTTGATCGAGACCATGTCGTTTTCCAACGCCAACGACCTCAACTCCCAGACCGAGTTTATCCGGGGGTTCCCGGTCATGGAGCGCGTAGCGATGGAATTAGGGCTGGTGCCAGCTAGTGTGACGGCGGAAGAGAAGCGGTCGGCAGTGTATCTGAACATGGTCTATAACCTCGGGCAGGAGATTAAGACGCAGCGGGAAGGCGATACGAACATTATCCGTATCACAGCGACCTCGGATCGACCGGAGATGGCAGAGAAGACGGCCAATTCCGTGGCGAATGCCTACCGGCTGGAAAATATCATGACCCGGAATCGGCTCGTGATGGAATCGAGGCGATTTGTCGAGGAACAGCTGGCCGGGCTTGAAAAGCAGTTGAACAATGCGGAAGACGCGCTTCGGGCTTTTCGGGAACGCGAGGGCCAGGTCTTTCTGACCGATGAGGCGCGTGCTGCGCTGGAGACCTTCACCAAGCTGGAGGAGCAGCACAATGAGGTCATGCGAAAGCGGGCGGAAGGCGAGCGGCAGATCTCGGTGCTCAATCGAACCGATGCAGTGATTGGCAATCAAACCGGCCGGATCTTCACGGAGGAGCAGAATGCGCTGCTCACGATCTTGAATCAACGCCTCCTGGATCTCATGCAGGAACGCAACACTCTCTTGATCAATTACACAACGGATCATCCGCAAGTCCGGGAACAGCAGCAGAAAATCGACAACGTCAGGGGTGAGATGGTCCTTGAGCTTCGAGCCAAGCTCAAGACCATGCAGGATCGCGAGGCGACGCTTCTGGATCAGCGGGATCGTTATCGAGGCCGGTATTTGCAGTTCCCGCGCGCGGCGATTCAAATGAGCCGGCTCGAGCGTGAGGTGAAAGTCAACGCCGACCTGTTGGCGACGCTCAAGGCCAAGCATCAAGAGCTGCAGATTAAGAGTGCGGAACAGATTGAGGAGGTCACGATCGTGGCGCCGGCGATCACGCCCGGCGGACCGATCAATGCACCCAATACGCAGTTGAACCTCATGGTGGGCTCGCTCATGGGGATCTTTCTCGGGATCGTGGTCGCGTTTGCGCGCGAATCGTTCGATACCTCGATCGGGACGATCGAAGGCATTGAGGAATTTCTCAAGGTGCCGGTCCTGGGCGTGATTCCGCAGTTCGACGGGAAAGAAATGGAAGAGGCGGCCCGTGCGGCGCTTCCTGCCCGTGCCTCTGCGTCGTCCGTGGAGAATTTCTCGAAACTCATTTGTTTGATCGACCCGAAATCCGTGCTGTCGGAGAGTCTGCGGTCGTTGCGGACGAATATTCAGTTCGCCAGTATGGATCGGAAGGTCAAATCCATCCTCTTTACCAGCGCCGGGCTTGGGGAAGGCAAGAGCACCTGTGTGACCAATTTGGCGATCACACTGGCCCAGGAAGGACAACGAGTGTTACTCGTCGATGCCGACCTTCGGCGGCCGATCGTGCATCAGCGATTGGGCCTTGAGCGGATTCCAGGACTGGCGGATGCCTTGGTCGGCAGTACGTCTTGGCGTCACCATGTCCGATCCGCCACGGATCTGATGCTCGGCCCGATGGGAGTCGATCGTGTGATGAGCACGCCGGGATTAGATAATCTGCATATTCTCACCAGTGGGTCTGAGGTCGGCAATCCGAACGAGTTCCTCAACATGACCAAGATCAAGACACTCGTGAATGAGATGAATGAGGAGTACGATCTCGTGCTCTTCGATTCTCCCCCTATTCTTCCGGTCACAGATGCGGTCGCGTTCAGCTCGCGCGTCGATGGGACGATTCTGGTCTACCAAGTCGGGCGCATCGGTCGGAATGCCCTCAAACGGGCCAAGTTCCTCCTGGACCATGCCCAGGCCAATGTAATGGGCATCGTCTTGACGAACGTGAAGTCCGAGGTCACGCCGGACTACGGTGTGTACCGCTACGAATATCGCTGA
- the hpt gene encoding hypoxanthine phosphoribosyltransferase has protein sequence MERIFGRPIVTQEEMRARIRELGKQVTTDYTGKDLVLVGVLKGAYAFYADLARAIRIPMRVDFLMVTSYGSRAKTSGKVKMVTELTEDIKGKDVLLVEDIVDSGLTVQYLVKTLAKKKPRSIKVCTLLSKPDRRTIDVAIDYVGFNIPNKYVIGYGLDYQQKYRNLPYLAVLDVEEDQE, from the coding sequence ATGGAACGGATTTTCGGTCGACCGATCGTGACGCAGGAAGAAATGCGTGCGAGGATTCGTGAATTGGGCAAGCAGGTCACGACCGATTATACCGGGAAGGATCTCGTCTTGGTCGGCGTGTTGAAGGGGGCCTATGCGTTTTATGCCGATCTGGCTCGCGCAATCAGGATCCCGATGCGGGTGGATTTTTTGATGGTGACCAGTTACGGGTCCCGGGCAAAAACATCCGGTAAAGTGAAAATGGTCACCGAACTGACCGAGGATATCAAGGGCAAAGATGTCTTGTTGGTTGAGGATATCGTCGACTCCGGACTGACCGTTCAATATCTGGTCAAGACCTTGGCGAAGAAGAAACCCCGCTCGATCAAAGTTTGTACGTTGTTGAGTAAGCCCGACCGGCGGACCATCGACGTCGCCATCGATTACGTGGGGTTCAATATTCCCAATAAGTATGTGATTGGGTATGGGCTTGATTACCAACAGAAGTATCGAAACCTTCCCTATCTGGCCGTGTTGGATGTGGAGGAGGATCAAGAGTAA
- the folP gene encoding dihydropteroate synthase, whose product MVLDLRALMRQAKDRLIEFPGRPLLMGVVNVTPDSFSDGGRYLDAEAAVTHAIQLVEEGADLLDIGAESTRPGADPVDEAEELRRAIPVVTAVARAVTVPISIDTSKASVAQAALDAGAVLVNDVTALRGDPTMAEVIARTGAGIILMHMQGTPRTMQQVPHYEDVIGEVAAFFEERIRFATTHGIGQRQIVLDPGIGFGKLLVHNLTLLARLHRFACFGCPLLVGVSRKTFLGQLVDRPVQERQWATAAAVAMAVERGAGILRVHDVRAMKDVMQVTVAISQETTVSMKAQHA is encoded by the coding sequence GTGGTGTTAGATCTTAGGGCATTGATGCGGCAGGCGAAGGATCGGCTGATCGAATTTCCAGGTCGTCCATTATTGATGGGGGTCGTGAACGTGACGCCGGATTCATTCTCGGACGGTGGGCGCTATTTGGATGCGGAAGCCGCCGTCACCCATGCCATTCAATTAGTGGAAGAAGGGGCCGATCTCTTGGATATCGGAGCTGAGTCCACGCGCCCAGGCGCCGATCCCGTTGATGAGGCAGAAGAGCTCCGTCGTGCGATTCCCGTGGTAACCGCTGTCGCAAGAGCTGTCACGGTTCCGATTTCCATCGATACCTCGAAAGCCTCTGTCGCACAGGCGGCCCTCGATGCAGGCGCCGTGCTGGTAAACGATGTCACCGCCTTACGCGGCGATCCTACGATGGCCGAGGTCATTGCCCGTACGGGGGCCGGGATTATTCTCATGCACATGCAAGGCACGCCGCGCACGATGCAACAGGTTCCACATTATGAGGATGTGATCGGCGAGGTTGCCGCATTTTTCGAGGAACGAATTCGCTTTGCGACGACCCATGGGATTGGGCAAAGACAAATCGTGCTTGATCCTGGCATCGGATTTGGTAAGCTGCTCGTACATAACCTTACGCTGTTGGCCCGACTACACCGTTTCGCATGTTTTGGATGCCCCTTACTGGTGGGCGTGTCACGCAAGACATTTCTTGGACAGCTTGTGGATCGACCGGTTCAGGAGCGTCAGTGGGCGACGGCGGCGGCGGTGGCGATGGCAGTCGAGCGTGGAGCAGGAATCCTTCGCGTGCATGATGTGCGTGCCATGAAAGATGTGATGCAGGTGACCGTGGCAATCAGTCAGGAAACGACCGTATCCATGAAAGCTCAGCATGCGTAA
- a CDS encoding DNA internalization-related competence protein ComEC/Rec2 codes for MLPSLIVVFIIGLFVGSLVSYFPLSVSFLLFLAACGSTLFERFNRQSSPQAIGLYGALLAGVVYWSLAVHLPVHAPMVEPPSDTMTQVIGRIVAPVQQSPDRLVMIVKPDNSVGDSGAIRHVRLTWRTPDRLFFQGDRIRFQTRLRPPSGSLNPGGFDYAVYLEHQGIDVMGTVTGAEAVQLLESGHAHAWWAIWNQFDRWRSGIRLAALQTLPQPAVGLYLGIIIGDRGYLDPDLRDQFMITGTVHLLSISGSHLGLVALLIFAVVRWGVILLPADWLLALSRRITPTRVAAVCTIIPVAGYACLAGAELATMRSLLMVAVGLSAIWLGQERRLFHALSAAAVVILLHDPQALFDISFQLSFVSVIAIAGWLSRHSAADIEELPAAPSFLRTCVQWGRDSMLMSGMVTLVTLPLVAYYFNQLPWLGVFTNVLAVPVMGILLVPIGLAAGVWHILVEGTHLPMASLNQWLLESFVDAVRLLSTLPGGEWHVAAPSILTIVLFYGCLVLLWQRVGLVAIRWGAGAGVLLVLLWWAWSPRVFPDGDHFRVTFLDVGQGDSAVIELPDGQVVLIDGGATYERFDMGRGVVAPFLWSRGIHTIDHVIGTHPQLDHVGGLAWVIRHFSVKNYWGLGETREELFYHRLEQSLSSRGLQEQMANEGQEIVSSGPCRMVVLNPLADELVGAPLHDRSSGGHGLNNRSVVTHLTCGSHTMLFAADVERDGLARMRSARPHDPIEVLKVPHHGAVSSLNREWLASVHPQYAVFSAGRHNSYGHPAAAVLAAYVEEGSMVLRTDRDGGVWFDGGISEAALHVHWTRDLVWQPTDSASCLWACERANWTRVWTQWHDR; via the coding sequence ATGCTGCCGTCCCTCATTGTGGTTTTCATTATCGGGCTCTTCGTCGGATCTCTGGTTTCCTATTTCCCTCTGTCCGTTTCATTCCTCCTCTTTCTCGCTGCCTGTGGCAGCACTCTCTTCGAACGATTCAATCGACAATCCAGTCCCCAGGCGATAGGGCTCTACGGCGCGCTCTTAGCAGGCGTCGTCTATTGGAGTCTCGCCGTACACCTGCCTGTGCATGCTCCGATGGTCGAGCCCCCTTCCGATACGATGACCCAAGTGATCGGTCGTATTGTGGCACCGGTGCAACAGTCGCCGGATCGACTGGTAATGATCGTCAAGCCGGATAATTCTGTGGGAGATTCGGGAGCAATCAGGCATGTTCGGCTGACCTGGCGGACTCCTGATCGACTCTTCTTTCAAGGGGATCGGATCCGTTTTCAGACTCGGTTGCGCCCTCCAAGTGGGTCATTGAATCCTGGCGGATTCGATTATGCGGTCTATCTTGAGCATCAAGGGATCGATGTCATGGGTACGGTGACGGGAGCTGAGGCGGTGCAGCTTCTTGAGTCTGGGCACGCGCATGCCTGGTGGGCGATCTGGAATCAGTTCGATCGGTGGAGGAGTGGTATCCGGCTCGCCGCGCTGCAGACCCTTCCACAACCGGCAGTGGGGCTTTATCTAGGCATCATCATCGGTGATCGGGGGTATTTGGACCCAGACCTGCGCGATCAGTTCATGATAACCGGGACGGTTCATCTCCTGTCAATTTCCGGAAGTCATTTGGGCCTTGTCGCACTGCTCATCTTCGCGGTGGTCAGATGGGGCGTGATTCTGTTGCCCGCTGATTGGTTACTGGCGCTGTCCCGGCGCATCACGCCGACTCGCGTGGCTGCGGTCTGTACCATTATTCCAGTGGCTGGCTATGCCTGCTTGGCCGGGGCGGAGCTGGCGACGATGCGTTCGCTGTTGATGGTGGCTGTGGGGCTGAGTGCGATCTGGCTTGGCCAGGAGCGTCGTCTGTTCCATGCCCTCTCTGCCGCTGCGGTTGTGATCCTGTTGCACGACCCTCAGGCGCTATTCGATATTTCCTTTCAGCTCTCGTTTGTGTCCGTCATCGCCATTGCCGGGTGGCTCTCTCGACACAGCGCTGCTGACATAGAAGAGTTACCAGCTGCGCCGTCGTTCCTGAGGACTTGCGTTCAATGGGGGAGAGACTCGATGCTGATGAGTGGAATGGTCACCCTCGTCACGCTTCCTCTTGTGGCCTACTACTTCAATCAGTTGCCCTGGCTTGGTGTCTTCACCAATGTGCTGGCTGTTCCGGTGATGGGCATTCTGCTGGTTCCAATCGGACTGGCCGCAGGCGTCTGGCATATCCTGGTAGAGGGAACGCATCTGCCCATGGCTTCGCTGAATCAGTGGTTACTCGAATCCTTCGTGGATGCGGTTCGCCTGCTGTCAACGTTGCCTGGAGGGGAATGGCATGTGGCAGCACCATCGATTCTTACCATAGTGCTGTTCTATGGATGTCTTGTGTTGTTGTGGCAACGAGTAGGCCTGGTGGCAATACGATGGGGTGCCGGCGCCGGAGTGCTGCTGGTATTACTCTGGTGGGCCTGGTCACCACGAGTATTTCCCGATGGGGATCACTTCCGAGTCACGTTTCTTGATGTCGGCCAGGGTGATAGCGCGGTCATCGAGCTGCCTGACGGTCAGGTCGTCTTGATCGATGGGGGGGCGACGTATGAGCGATTCGATATGGGCCGTGGGGTAGTTGCTCCGTTTCTCTGGAGCCGTGGAATTCACACCATCGACCATGTGATTGGCACACATCCTCAACTGGATCATGTCGGAGGGCTGGCCTGGGTGATCCGCCATTTCAGCGTAAAGAACTATTGGGGCTTGGGCGAGACAAGAGAAGAATTGTTCTATCACCGCTTGGAGCAGTCATTGAGCAGTCGAGGGTTGCAAGAGCAGATGGCCAATGAGGGACAGGAAATTGTATCGTCCGGGCCCTGTCGAATGGTGGTCCTCAACCCACTAGCCGATGAGCTAGTTGGTGCGCCGCTTCATGATCGCTCCTCTGGTGGACATGGCCTGAATAATCGTTCCGTGGTCACGCATCTGACGTGCGGCAGCCACACGATGCTTTTTGCCGCGGATGTTGAACGAGATGGTTTGGCCAGGATGAGGAGTGCGCGGCCTCATGATCCGATCGAGGTGCTCAAGGTGCCTCATCACGGGGCGGTGAGTTCGTTGAATCGTGAATGGTTGGCCTCGGTACATCCCCAGTACGCGGTATTCTCAGCTGGTCGCCATAATTCTTACGGACACCCGGCTGCAGCCGTTCTAGCTGCATATGTGGAGGAAGGGAGCATGGTGTTGCGAACGGATCGAGACGGCGGGGTGTGGTTTGACGGAGGAATCTCTGAGGCGGCGCTTCATGTGCATTGGACACGCGACTTGGTGTGGCAGCCGACGGATAGCGCATCGTGTTTGTGGGCCTGTGAACGGGCTAATTGGACTCGGGTCTGGACTCAGTGGCACGATCGGTAA